GGTGACAGGTTCGAGGTGTCGTAGCAGCGCTTCCGTTCAGTGCGCTGCGGCGGGAGTGAGTGGAAGAAAGCGCGATGAGGGGTAACCCTCTGCGCGAAGCTGGAGACAGCGCCAGGCTTCGACGGAGTTGAGTACCACCTTGTGATGGATGTCGTACTCCGGCGGCCAATTGGAGCCGTGCGTCCGCCAGTCAATCGACAGAGCGGGCTGGCGCGTGTTGAATGCGTTCATGATGAGCGCGGTGCGGCCGAGGTGGTAGGGCGAGCTCACGATCTCTGCCGACGACCAGCTGTGCTGGTGCATGATCGCGGATGAGTAGTAGATGTTCTGGATGGTGTTCTGCGCCTGGCCCTCTTCGATGATGTCGGCGGCGGGAACGCCCTGCGATTCGGCGAAGAGCGCCATCGAGTGCGCCTCGACGAAGTGGTTGTGAGCAGCGCCGCCTGTCATGATCAGACGAGGTGCTACTCCAGCCTTGTACTCGCGTACGCCTTCGAGGACTCTCTCTCGCTGCTCTGGTGAAGGCGATCCATCGGGTTTGGACGGTGTTCCAAGAACGATAATCGCGTCGAAGCGCGTAGCCGCCGTATTGTGTGTGGGCAGAGTGAAGAAGTTGCCGTAGACCACGAGTGTTGCGGCGAAAGCCAGGACGATGATGGCGAAGAGAAGGTTGCGAATGAGTTTCACGCCCTCAGGGTAGCAGAGGTTTCAACAGGCGCCGTGTCGAGAATTCGGTGGACCTCGGTCAGAAGTTGCGGCAGTGAGAACGGCTTGGGGAGGAAGTTCCAGTTCTGGATGCGCATCTGTTCCAGCTCGACTGGCTCCATGATGATGCCGGAGATGATCAGGACCGGCAGCGAGGGGCGCATCGATTTGATCTCGCGCGCGAGATCCATGCCGGTGCGCTCAGGCATGGAGAAGTCGGTGATCAGCAGGTCGATCTTGGGCGACCGCCGGAAGATATGCACCGCGCGGTCGGCGCTTTCGCAGGCGTGGACGCTGTAGCCTTCGTGCTCGAGAAAGGTGCGAATCAGTGAGCGAATGTCGGCGTCGTCATCGACGACGAGGACAGTGCGTGGGGCCTGGAGGTACGGGTTCTCGAGGTGCATTGTTCTTCGACGCTTCAAATTCAGATTCGTGACACATGAATTTGGATGCCGGAGGGCCTCTGGAAATCGTCGAGAACCGTACGCAAATCTTTCGATGGGCCGAAGGATAAGTCTTCGGAAGATTTTTCGCGAAAGAAGTGCTCAGGCAGCGCTCTATTGTTATAGAGCTTTAGCTGAACAGAAACTCCTTCGTCCGTAGCTCTTTCACAACATCGCGCAGCTTTGCGGCCTTTTCGAACTCGAACTTCTTGGCTGCTTCTCGCATGTCGGATTCAAGCTTGCCGATGTAGACATCGAGTTCCTGCTGGGTGCTGAAGTCGGGCATGTCGCCGGTCTCTTCGGTGAGATCGGCGTAATCGGCTTTGAGGATGCCTGCCAGTGCCATCTCCGTGGGGCGGATGATGGATTGCGGCGTGATGCCGTTCTCTTCGTTGTAGGCTTCCTGGATCGCGCGGCGGCGGTTGGTCTCGTCGATGGCGCGCTGCATCGAGTCGGTCATCTTGTCGGCGTAGAGGATGGCGCGGCCTTCGAGGTGGCGCGCGGCGCGGCCGATGGTCTGGATGAGCGAGCCCTGGGAGCGGAGGAAGCCCTCTTTGTCTGCGTCGAGGATGGCGACGAGCGAGACCTCGGGAAGGTCCAGGCCCTCGCGGAGCAGGTTGATGCCGATGAGCACGTCGTACTCGCCTTTGCGCA
This region of Acidobacteriota bacterium genomic DNA includes:
- a CDS encoding response regulator, whose protein sequence is MHLENPYLQAPRTVLVVDDDADIRSLIRTFLEHEGYSVHACESADRAVHIFRRSPKIDLLITDFSMPERTGMDLAREIKSMRPSLPVLIISGIIMEPVELEQMRIQNWNFLPKPFSLPQLLTEVHRILDTAPVETSATLRA
- a CDS encoding YdcF family protein — encoded protein: MKLIRNLLFAIIVLAFAATLVVYGNFFTLPTHNTAATRFDAIIVLGTPSKPDGSPSPEQRERVLEGVREYKAGVAPRLIMTGGAAHNHFVEAHSMALFAESQGVPAADIIEEGQAQNTIQNIYYSSAIMHQHSWSSAEIVSSPYHLGRTALIMNAFNTRQPALSIDWRTHGSNWPPEYDIHHKVVLNSVEAWRCLQLRAEGYPSSRFLPLTPAAAH